The Brachyhypopomus gauderio isolate BG-103 chromosome 1, BGAUD_0.2, whole genome shotgun sequence genome includes the window gggagttttgctcaggatattggaagaattgaagtaaatcagaagatgttttttaataccattttagatggtagactttctttaatttcccaggcctctgccataggcatcttcatagtgcctagaagtggtcttctgcatgctcaaagcaaatgactggatcttcatcatctatagattcatcatctataatatgagctgtcacaccaagatcattcttgttgctaacagaggtccagtgatccccagtcagagccacatttgtggcactcttcacaataacctgttttaattctttcctcatcatacagctgctggattttcttcgacattgtctttctggggtgagtttcccaaaacgttcttagtgccaagtacttcgtcacctcgttcttacgtacgaggttaagaagtacttggcgctaagaacgttttgggaaactcacccctggacggtagttcgtaacttgcatcagttgacgcaattcgcagcgcttcttgtaagcatttatcttcgaccacagagagcggacaacacaaataatgtgacgcatcatgtatatacgcgtgcggagtcgcgcgctacggccattcgcgaaagtttaatccagtcttaatggtccaatgaaggtcatttaaaaaccaggacgtttcctcacaggatgtgaattacggacgtttggtcaccctatcgtactaggaatacatttagcagctaagttatcattactgacctgcgcgttaagctgggcgtacactgtgcgatttttggcccattttcagccgatttttcactcgtttcggctcaatcgcgtgtcgtgcatcgtatagtttacacaggtaaacgaggaacgatcCAACAGAAACGATCCtcaccaactcccgatcagaaatcgcagcgtcgcaagaacatcaaacatgtttgaaattcaaatcgctcctcgtgagagtatcgcactgttgaagcagctccacgagccgaccctccctgcgatttagtcgtacagtttgagctggagctgagtacacgatttaaaatatcgcacagtgtacgcccagctttagccgcaacatgttttgcgttgaggtggtaacgaagggtggaagtgctcctgtgataagcgaactccttcctacataaagtgtaaataacaccatttttgtttgtacttccatctgaaagtttattatatttaaatttcccatccaccagcgtagcctcttcagtcatctccatcatgatcatcttattgtgtgtccataatctgtatgcccggaactcgcgcactgagaaacctTCCAccgtgcaaaagtgtctcgtccgttaaatgcgttaatttttttagtgcgttaattttcctgtaattaattaatcgaaattaacgcgttaaagtcccaccactaatatatatatatatatatatatatatatatatatatatatatatatatacacacatacacacacacacacacctctgccaaTTCTGGAGCAGCAACTGGATTCTGGAGAAGTTCCATGATCCACAGATGTTGAGGGGACAGGTTTTGCTCTGTTCTCAGAGGGTGATTATCCCAACCCACCCTGAAAACATCAAGATCCCTCTGCAGACGTGGAAGAAATACATGCTGTGCACAAAACAGTTGAATGCCTTCATCCTCCAGGCTGTGAAGAACCTCGTAGTGCATATTTGAAACAGACATCCAAACATCTCGCCACAACGTTCAATTCTGTTAGGAAAAAACGAACATATGATTCCCCCTCAAATTTACATAGAGTAGAGCTTTTCAAAGGGCTGACTCTAGTATGTAGGGTATTGGTATAATTATATAAACaaatgagtaaaaaaaatacaaatgttTAATTTACTTTCTGCATTCTAAATAGaagtttaaataatttaatgtaATCTAATATCATTTAACATGCATTGCTTTTATTATGTGAGACAATTACCTAGATTACATACAATTATTAACGTTTAAAATAATTACATGTATGAATTAATGAATAAGTTACCACACATTGCATACAAACCTCTGATTGTGCACACTCCAGCCAGAAAACTTCCTCGTCCACATCCCCTAACGGTAAACATGGTTCTTgctatttcaacattttccaCTCCTTGGTCTCCTCTTACTCTAAAAATACATTGTTTTTggagaattatatatatatgagccAATTGCTTAAGTTGCTCAACGCAACTCATGCAAAATGACTGACTCAGAATTTTGAAGATGAAATTCTCAAAAAGGCATTAAAGTCTTAAGGCATTAATTTGGTTCTGtacaattttatttaaaaaaggtGTACCTGTTAATTACCTAACCTTAAATGTGCATGCCTGTTTTGAGAACTTTATTTTCAACTTGCTTAACAGTTCATGTTACCAGTAATTATTGAGGAACTTTTGCATGCCACCGTACGTCATCTTACCTTAATGGAAAGCCATATTTTTGTACTGCCTCCAAGAAGAAAGCAAGAGCTGTGGATGCTTTGTTATTATTCGCAGCACTTAGGTACATGATCTGAAATAGAAAACTTAATAATTCAgtgaaaaataaaaaccaaTTTCAGCCCTGTAATTCTATATGTACAAAATCAGTGGTGAAAACAAACCATGTACTTGACAAAGTAGAAATACTATGGTAAAAATATTACAAATGTAATTTATAACTCCATTTTATTACTCTTCTTAAGTAAAATTTAAAAAGTCTTGAAATGTCAGTAAATACTGAAAGCAAAATTATCACAATTTATGAGAGCATAATTTTGTAACAAGACTTGCTTAATCAACtgtaaaataaatcaaaataaataaGTGTAACTCATGGTACACAATGTGAACAGAATGTGATATATGTTTCCATAAAATCTTGATTGGTGGATCTACTAGTAATGGTTGATAAATttgataaataaatatatacatataaaattAACCTTTCTTGAGAAGCCATCAATCCCTCCAAAAATGACAAGACCATATCTGTTGAACCATAAAAAAAATCtgtgtaattttgtttctgATGCAAAACAAGAATGttgagaaaatgtgaaatgtattgacGTCCTGTATTTaaccaacattttacacatgtaAACAGAATCTAAACATCCAACTGTGTACATTACCTGATCAGTTTATGATTTGTGTGGATATGCACCAAGTGCAGTGGACCCTGAACAGAATATGTCCTTCTTGCAACACATCCCATCCTAGTCATTCTTGATAGTACACCAACAGGGTCTACACGATGCATGCATGAAAACACCCTTTTCCACTGGATACGGTGACCCATGGCCTGCAAGATACCCTTCATCATTCTGTAACCAACATGTGGTGACCTGGCCTTG containing:
- the LOC143476036 gene encoding uncharacterized protein LOC143476036, whose translation is MASAPPGHGAGSSTQMQLKRDFFQRLLTNVSRVMQRLPLDLDYLQFVINQEMIIFRSLLGQVEMPEDIVSSLTELSMLLSVMDNGNQVPQVPVLQGHMGRPKYCVPPQQLKHLVQISLPVWHIAELLGVSKKTLKRRMDENGLSVKQTYSDLTDEQLDSLVRSVKARSPHVGYRMMKGILQAMGHRIQWKRVFSCMHRVDPVGVLSRMTRMGCVARRTYSVQGPLHLVHIHTNHKLIRYGLVIFGGIDGFSRKIMYLSAANNNKASTALAFFLEAVQKYGFPLRVRGDQGVENVEIARTMFTVRGCGRGSFLAGVCTIRELNVVARCLDVCFKYALRGSSQPGG